A single Nicotiana tabacum cultivar K326 chromosome 5, ASM71507v2, whole genome shotgun sequence DNA region contains:
- the LOC107799424 gene encoding uncharacterized protein LOC107799424 — MKAQALEDHLAKNPIDDEYQPLSTYFPDEEVNSVEVTSKETNAWKMFFDGAVNAKGIGIGAILILPTGQHYPTTARLRFFCTNNTTEYEACIMGMNMAIDHDVEELLIMGDSNLIIQQAQGEWKTRDVKLIPYIHHFHNELADALATLALMLPYPGNLHIDPLENQIRERHGYYNTVEVEPNVQPWYHDIKRFLKTKEYPEQANGDQKRTISRLASGFFLSGEWVEAIILKAVTKKAVVDFVHSNIICRFGIPATIITYNVANLNSHLMREICE, encoded by the exons ATGAAGGCCCAAGCTTTAGAAGATCACTTGGCTAAAAACCCTATTGATGACGAATATCAACCCTTGAGTACTTACTTCCCAGACGAGGAGGTGAATTCAGTCGAGGTAACGTCAAAAGAAACCAATGcatggaaaatgttctttgatggagctgtgaACGCAAAAGGTatcgggattggggcaattttgatcttaCCCACTGGTCAACACTATCCAACCACGGCCCGACTtcggtttttctgcacaaacaacacgaccgaatatgaagcctgtatTATGGGTATGAATATGGCAATTGACCATGATGTGGAAgagttgttaatcatgggagattcgaATCTGATTATCCAACAAGCTCAGGGAGAATGGAaaactcgagatgtcaagcttattcc gtacattcatCATTTTCACAATGAGTTAGCTGATGCACTCGCTACTTTGGCCTTGATGTTGCCATATCCAGGCAATCTCCACATTGACCCGTTGGAAAACCAAATCCGAGAAAGGCATGGTTACTACAATACGGTTGAGGTTGAACCaaatgttcagccatggtatcatgatattaaGAGATTTCTGAAGACAAAAGAATATCCCGAACAGGCcaatggagaccaaaagagaaccattagtcGGCTTGCAAGCGGTTTCTTCTTGAGTGGTgag tgggttgaagcaattaTTCTCAAAGCTGTcactaagaaagcagtggtagatttCGTGCATTCCAATATCATCtgccgttttggtattcctgcaactatcattacgTACAATGTTGCGAacttgaatagtcatttaatGAGGGAGATATGTGAGTAG